One stretch of Aquimarina sp. Aq107 DNA includes these proteins:
- a CDS encoding M48 family metallopeptidase, translating into MKNLYSKSSHSIPDGLTKPSASFKKFVWLSVLGLLFFIVIYISLIIWFGRLAYYSFLDEGSFWNYVLAGGYAFLCLFMIKSLFIFNKKEKNPLDKYITEKEEPTLFDYLYKLADEAGAPRPSKVFLSPRVNASVSYDLSIINLIFPSKKNLEIGLGLMNVLSLGEFKAVLAHEFGHFAQRSMLLGRYVYVAQQIAVQIINKRDIFDNFLAGISSIDIRISWIGWILSILVWAVRSLIETCFSIVIIAQRALSREMEFQADLVAVSLTGSDALIHALYKLQIADEAYDHALNAVNSKLEDKKAIHNLFKLQSNYIKKMSWVLNDHSYGKSPQIVDTNPESNRIFEDRIFNPPKMWSTHPADQDREENAKKIYIAAEIDERPAEILLSDATKYEVEITAKLIATSKIETEIISDQESLEFQNKKYFNWTFLDPKYQSNFLNRFFTLNFESVDQMYSLDISNSEITSNFESLYQTTLSKTLDNLKEVKEEIVAINLIVNGPITIEKREIWHRGERIKRKDVKAVLNKLALEESSLLDELKTQDTLCRSTYYKAASIIDNNWSNYLKSISSLVHYSEHAIADIEDAARKYHNVVSIALADGNVSSDELTAILNSGNDYYKSIRSSFLKSKKIQLNKELLENSNKESYADFFEEFKLSSPTGENINKWSQVIDGWANQALNGLNFLRNSSLEHLLDIEEDIKNAYLTNNQIAKRIPNPITIADSYKLLVPGTERPIQRKLKLWDRFMMGEGFFGATAKFAISSVLIGGALFLGSFSQSTSLTIYNGLEIDVTVVINEQEQIQIPAKNNKSISIDYNTDYNIVTNRFDGSNIENFNETSGSPGQEHVYNIANAGVFFEYTAYYGSGNGYIPKQRNIGAKRWFASEADYILKTPPERDEIGTKKDVLVAYSDINPYDMISVVSDSSELKKLIYAHVKWDTEESTNILNWLSLLQFSDNPQEVIDQRIQNLGNDMVSKRARMDLANIEEKNKICNEIKESFIKNKNSPDLYYLNTRCLEDSDYQDNKFLKGYEQWNNHPWLAYAAAHIYAKNENWEKSLLAFNSASKVNSLKEIIAINAEKVRRKINRYGEKGKLNFTTNDLEYYLGIDNRKLTKFNDDPNYAFVLMLQGKLNEAYDFIKSYEENKPYILRFLAVSDGASNKIKNDVKLLNDQEGINNSTIWYSLAFNLLEKKDYTKNVKNIENLGVTKTDLDQYIQLIKAGNYQKAENVIKKQQLYFKGYMYAVGYIINKSDAPTTWKNNANDLLLAHEKPFLGK; encoded by the coding sequence ATGAAAAACCTATACTCAAAAAGTTCTCATAGCATACCCGATGGACTAACGAAGCCTTCTGCTTCATTTAAAAAATTTGTATGGCTTTCAGTTTTAGGACTCTTATTCTTTATTGTTATTTATATATCATTAATAATCTGGTTTGGTCGACTAGCATATTATTCATTTTTAGATGAAGGTTCTTTTTGGAACTATGTATTGGCAGGTGGATACGCTTTTCTTTGTTTATTTATGATTAAGTCTCTTTTTATTTTCAATAAAAAAGAGAAAAATCCATTAGATAAATATATTACAGAAAAAGAAGAACCAACGCTCTTTGATTATCTCTATAAATTAGCTGATGAAGCTGGCGCTCCTAGACCTTCAAAAGTTTTTCTTTCACCTAGAGTAAATGCAAGTGTATCATATGATCTTTCTATTATAAATTTAATTTTTCCATCAAAGAAAAATTTAGAAATAGGATTAGGCTTAATGAATGTATTGAGCCTTGGAGAATTTAAAGCTGTACTAGCACATGAATTTGGTCATTTTGCACAGCGTTCTATGTTATTGGGTAGGTATGTATATGTCGCGCAGCAAATTGCTGTTCAAATTATCAATAAACGAGATATTTTTGACAATTTTTTAGCTGGAATATCCAGTATTGACATCCGTATTTCCTGGATAGGTTGGATATTATCAATACTTGTATGGGCAGTTAGGTCATTAATAGAAACTTGTTTTAGTATTGTTATAATAGCACAACGTGCATTATCCAGAGAAATGGAATTTCAGGCAGATTTAGTCGCTGTTTCATTAACTGGTAGTGATGCCCTTATACACGCTCTATATAAATTACAAATCGCTGATGAAGCATATGATCATGCCTTAAATGCTGTTAATTCTAAACTAGAAGATAAAAAAGCGATACATAATTTATTTAAACTACAAAGCAATTACATCAAGAAAATGTCATGGGTATTGAATGATCATTCTTATGGCAAATCTCCTCAAATAGTTGATACGAATCCTGAATCAAATAGAATTTTTGAAGACAGAATATTTAATCCACCAAAAATGTGGTCTACACATCCTGCAGATCAAGATCGAGAAGAAAACGCTAAAAAAATATACATCGCAGCCGAAATAGATGAAAGACCAGCAGAAATTTTGCTATCCGACGCTACTAAATATGAAGTCGAAATAACAGCAAAACTAATAGCAACAAGTAAAATTGAAACAGAAATTATATCTGATCAAGAGTCTTTAGAATTTCAGAATAAAAAATATTTTAATTGGACTTTCTTGGACCCAAAATACCAGTCGAATTTTTTAAACAGATTTTTTACACTAAATTTTGAAAGTGTTGATCAAATGTATTCATTAGATATATCTAATAGCGAAATAACATCTAATTTTGAATCATTATACCAAACAACACTTTCTAAAACATTAGATAATTTAAAGGAAGTAAAAGAAGAAATAGTTGCTATTAACCTTATTGTAAACGGTCCAATTACTATAGAAAAAAGAGAAATTTGGCATCGAGGAGAAAGAATTAAAAGAAAGGATGTAAAAGCGGTACTAAACAAACTAGCTCTAGAAGAATCTTCTTTATTGGATGAATTAAAAACTCAAGATACATTATGTAGATCTACATATTATAAAGCAGCTTCAATTATAGATAATAATTGGTCCAATTATTTAAAATCAATCAGTAGTTTAGTACACTATTCAGAACACGCAATAGCAGATATTGAAGACGCAGCTAGAAAATATCACAACGTAGTTTCAATTGCTCTTGCTGATGGAAATGTAAGTTCTGATGAACTAACTGCTATATTAAATTCCGGGAACGATTATTACAAATCCATTCGTTCTTCTTTTCTTAAAAGTAAAAAAATACAATTAAATAAAGAACTATTAGAAAATTCTAATAAAGAAAGTTATGCCGATTTTTTTGAAGAATTTAAACTATCATCTCCCACGGGAGAAAACATAAACAAATGGTCCCAAGTAATTGATGGCTGGGCTAATCAAGCTCTAAATGGGTTAAATTTCTTAAGAAATTCATCCCTTGAACATCTGTTGGATATTGAAGAAGATATAAAGAATGCTTATCTTACTAATAATCAAATTGCAAAAAGAATTCCTAATCCTATTACTATAGCAGATTCTTATAAATTACTAGTTCCCGGAACAGAAAGGCCTATCCAAAGAAAGCTAAAATTATGGGATCGCTTTATGATGGGAGAAGGTTTTTTTGGAGCAACTGCGAAATTTGCTATATCCTCGGTACTAATTGGAGGTGCTCTTTTTTTAGGAAGCTTTTCTCAATCAACTAGCTTGACTATTTATAATGGATTAGAAATAGATGTAACTGTAGTTATCAATGAACAAGAACAAATACAAATCCCTGCAAAAAATAACAAATCTATCTCAATAGACTATAATACCGATTACAACATAGTAACAAATAGATTTGATGGATCAAACATAGAAAACTTCAATGAAACTAGTGGGTCACCTGGTCAAGAACATGTTTACAATATAGCAAATGCTGGTGTTTTCTTTGAATATACTGCTTACTACGGATCAGGAAATGGTTATATTCCAAAACAAAGAAATATTGGTGCAAAAAGATGGTTTGCAAGTGAAGCAGATTATATTTTAAAAACACCTCCTGAAAGAGATGAAATAGGAACTAAAAAAGATGTCCTAGTAGCATACAGTGATATTAACCCATATGATATGATTTCAGTTGTTAGTGATTCTTCTGAACTGAAAAAATTAATATATGCTCACGTAAAATGGGATACAGAAGAAAGTACCAATATCCTGAACTGGCTAAGTCTATTACAATTTTCTGATAATCCTCAAGAGGTAATTGATCAAAGAATACAAAATTTAGGAAATGATATGGTTTCCAAAAGAGCAAGAATGGATCTAGCCAATATCGAAGAAAAAAATAAAATATGTAATGAGATTAAAGAATCATTTATAAAAAATAAAAATAGTCCTGATTTATATTATCTAAATACTAGGTGCCTAGAAGATTCTGATTACCAAGATAATAAATTCCTAAAAGGATATGAGCAATGGAACAATCATCCTTGGTTAGCATATGCTGCAGCTCATATTTATGCAAAAAATGAAAATTGGGAAAAAAGTTTGTTAGCCTTTAATTCAGCCAGTAAAGTAAATAGTTTAAAAGAGATTATAGCCATTAATGCTGAGAAAGTACGAAGGAAAATTAATCGTTATGGTGAAAAAGGAAAATTAAACTTTACTACGAACGATCTAGAATATTACTTAGGTATAGATAATCGAAAATTGACCAAATTTAATGATGATCCTAACTACGCATTCGTATTAATGCTACAAGGTAAATTAAACGAAGCATATGATTTTATAAAATCATATGAAGAAAACAAACCATATATATTACGTTTTCTAGCAGTATCAGATGGCGCATCTAATAAAATCAAAAATGATGTAAAACTGTTAAATGATCAAGAAGGAATTAACAACTCCACAATTTGGTACTCATTAGCATTTAATCTATTAGAAAAGAAAGACTATACAAAAAACGTAAAGAACATTGAAAATCTAGGAGTTACAAAAACAGATCTAGATCAGTATATTCAATTAATCAAAGCTGGAAATTATCAGAAAGCCGAAAATGTAATAAAAAAACAACAATTATATTTTAAAGGATATATGTATGCAGTAGGTTATATTATCAATAAATCGGATGCTCCAACTACATGGAAAAACAATGCAAATGACCTATTACTTGCCCATGAAAAACCTTTCTTAGGGAAGTAA
- a CDS encoding OstA-like protein translates to MKNTFFYIAFILLFCTISFAQEGKKIKVQSDRTIKNEERFPGATILAKVKKQVYIEHDGIEIWCDRAVHYGKDKFVRALGNVKMKQGDTLTMTSAYAEYNGNSKFAYARENVFLETPSNTLTTDTLFFDRLRQQAYYRSGGTVKDSSNTLTSKIGRYFMDRKQYSFNTKVKIVNPENTVDSDRLDYYTDNGHAYLYGPSTVKGEESTLYCERGFYDTKVKTGYAIKNARIDYDNRTVFGDSIFYNSAIQFASATNNIKVLDTANNSIITGHYAEVFKDKDSVFITKRALASTLQEKDSIYIHSDTLMVTGKPERRIMNGFYDVRIFKSNMSGKSDSINVDQTTGYTKMIGKPIIWSQRNQMTGDTIKIISNTETEKLDSLVVYQNAFLVQEDTLKAGYNQVKGQTLYGLFKDNEIYQVDIDKNTETIFYQRESEGELKLIGINKVLSSSIKLLLEQREIVDVYYYQNVDGTLYREIDLPENARELSGFKWRGEEQILSKKDLFRGETPPKLTKITGIPLPVEDDDFFDEETIKRLEENKSEGSRLLEQKLEDAELKETNEELDEILKPKKKTKENTKAEKKKDTTSKKELPKKVAFVDHDLNRSARQRDSITVTTLKNKKTLDSIQEKK, encoded by the coding sequence TTGAAAAACACATTTTTCTATATAGCTTTTATATTGCTTTTTTGCACTATCTCGTTTGCTCAAGAAGGTAAAAAAATCAAGGTTCAATCAGATCGTACCATTAAAAACGAAGAACGTTTTCCTGGTGCAACAATTCTTGCCAAAGTAAAGAAACAAGTTTATATCGAACACGATGGTATTGAGATCTGGTGTGATCGAGCTGTGCATTATGGTAAGGATAAATTCGTTAGAGCACTTGGTAATGTAAAAATGAAACAAGGAGATACACTTACTATGACCAGTGCCTATGCTGAATATAATGGTAATAGTAAATTTGCATATGCGAGAGAAAATGTTTTTTTAGAAACTCCATCGAATACATTAACAACGGATACATTATTTTTTGATCGTTTACGTCAGCAAGCTTATTACAGAAGTGGTGGAACAGTAAAAGATTCTTCTAATACACTTACTAGTAAAATAGGAAGGTATTTTATGGACAGAAAACAATACTCATTTAATACAAAAGTAAAAATCGTTAATCCAGAAAACACAGTTGATTCCGATCGTTTGGATTATTATACTGATAACGGCCATGCATATTTATACGGACCATCAACTGTAAAAGGAGAAGAAAGCACACTCTATTGCGAGCGTGGTTTTTATGATACTAAAGTAAAGACTGGATATGCTATAAAAAATGCTCGTATCGATTATGATAATCGAACTGTTTTTGGTGATAGTATATTTTATAATAGTGCCATACAATTTGCATCAGCCACGAATAACATTAAAGTATTAGATACCGCCAATAATTCGATTATTACGGGTCATTATGCAGAAGTTTTTAAGGACAAAGATTCTGTATTTATCACAAAAAGAGCATTAGCATCCACTTTACAGGAAAAAGACTCTATTTATATTCACAGTGACACTTTAATGGTTACAGGAAAACCAGAACGTAGAATTATGAATGGTTTTTATGATGTTCGAATTTTTAAAAGTAATATGAGTGGTAAGAGTGATTCTATTAATGTTGATCAAACCACTGGATATACTAAAATGATAGGCAAACCTATTATTTGGTCTCAGCGAAATCAAATGACCGGTGATACTATAAAGATTATATCAAATACTGAAACTGAAAAGCTTGATTCACTGGTAGTGTATCAAAATGCATTTTTAGTCCAAGAAGACACACTAAAAGCTGGATATAATCAGGTGAAAGGTCAAACGCTGTATGGATTATTTAAAGACAATGAAATTTATCAAGTAGATATCGATAAGAATACAGAAACTATATTTTATCAAAGAGAAAGTGAAGGAGAACTTAAATTGATTGGTATTAATAAAGTATTGTCGAGCTCTATAAAATTACTACTAGAACAACGAGAAATTGTAGATGTCTACTATTATCAAAATGTAGACGGAACATTGTATAGAGAAATTGATTTGCCTGAAAATGCCAGAGAATTATCTGGTTTTAAATGGAGAGGAGAAGAACAAATACTTAGTAAAAAGGATCTTTTCAGAGGAGAAACACCTCCTAAGCTAACAAAAATAACAGGAATACCGCTTCCTGTAGAAGATGATGACTTCTTTGATGAAGAAACTATAAAACGTCTAGAAGAAAACAAATCCGAAGGTTCTCGATTATTAGAGCAAAAACTTGAGGACGCGGAATTAAAGGAAACTAATGAAGAGCTAGATGAAATTCTAAAACCAAAGAAAAAGACTAAGGAAAACACAAAAGCTGAAAAGAAAAAAGATACAACTTCTAAAAAAGAATTGCCCAAAAAAGTAGCCTTTGTAGACCATGATCTTAATCGTTCGGCAAGACAACGAGATAGCATTACGGTAACGACCTTAAAAAATAAAAAGACTTTAGATAGTATTCAAGAAAAGAAATAA
- a CDS encoding aspartate aminotransferase family protein, whose amino-acid sequence MKKDFFTYQAQTTPHPLAMEISHAEGSYIFSTENKKYLDFVAGVSACSLGHKHPRVVNAIKEQLDKYLHVMVYGEYIQKPAVKLTKLLASLLPDPLEKTYLTNSGTEAIEGSLKLARRVTGRSEIIAAKLAYHGNTMGSMSVMGFEERKQAFRPLIPDISFINFNKEADIQNITKKTACVILETIQGGAGFIEPINDYLKKVKERCNEVGALLILDEIQPGFGRTGKLFGFQNYDIIPDIVVMGKGMGGGLPIGAFTASSTMMDQLQDNPKLGHITTFGGNPVIAAAALATLQEITESDLMAATLKKEKLFRSLLVHPLIKEIRGIGLMLALITPSAEITNEIVLRCQDKGLILFWLLFEPKAVRITPPLTISEEEISIGCQIIIDILDELVNHKNSNIDID is encoded by the coding sequence GTGAAAAAAGATTTCTTTACTTATCAAGCGCAAACTACTCCGCATCCTTTGGCAATGGAAATTTCGCATGCAGAAGGAAGTTATATTTTTTCAACTGAAAACAAAAAGTATTTAGATTTTGTAGCTGGTGTATCTGCCTGTAGTCTTGGTCACAAACATCCTAGAGTTGTGAACGCTATAAAAGAACAACTTGACAAGTATTTACACGTAATGGTTTATGGAGAATATATTCAAAAACCTGCAGTGAAACTTACCAAATTATTGGCTTCTCTTCTCCCCGATCCTTTAGAAAAAACATATTTAACGAACTCAGGAACAGAAGCAATAGAAGGATCCTTAAAATTAGCACGAAGAGTAACTGGAAGAAGTGAAATCATAGCTGCTAAATTAGCGTATCATGGTAACACTATGGGATCAATGAGTGTTATGGGTTTTGAAGAACGAAAACAAGCTTTTAGACCTCTTATTCCAGATATTTCGTTTATTAATTTCAACAAGGAAGCTGATATACAGAATATTACAAAAAAAACTGCTTGTGTCATTCTAGAAACCATACAAGGAGGAGCCGGATTCATTGAGCCTATTAATGATTATCTTAAAAAAGTTAAGGAACGTTGTAATGAAGTTGGTGCTTTACTAATTCTAGATGAAATCCAACCTGGATTTGGTCGTACCGGAAAACTGTTTGGATTTCAAAATTATGATATCATTCCGGATATAGTTGTTATGGGAAAAGGAATGGGTGGTGGATTACCAATAGGAGCTTTCACGGCTTCTTCAACAATGATGGATCAACTACAAGACAATCCAAAACTTGGTCATATTACTACATTTGGAGGGAATCCTGTCATCGCGGCTGCCGCTTTGGCAACTTTGCAGGAAATTACAGAAAGTGACTTAATGGCAGCAACATTAAAAAAAGAAAAATTATTTAGATCGCTCTTAGTACACCCTTTGATAAAAGAAATAAGAGGTATCGGGTTAATGTTAGCTTTAATAACACCTTCTGCTGAAATAACAAATGAAATTGTTTTAAGATGTCAAGATAAAGGATTAATACTTTTTTGGCTTCTTTTTGAACCAAAAGCAGTACGTATTACACCTCCTTTAACGATCTCGGAAGAAGAAATTAGTATCGGTTGTCAAATAATCATCGATATATTGGATGAACTTGTAAATCATAAAAATTCAAACATCGATATTGATTAA
- a CDS encoding tetratricopeptide repeat protein has product MKFNHEEFEENNFSITRYESMLRSNDVKFFDSDEFESIIHHYLENGKIAKAKKAISLGLSQHPSSVNLKLLQVEILVFEDRLDKADNLLAQLHALEPENEEIYIQKANILSKQNDHLKAIELLNTALQYTADEADVYSLIGMEYLFMDDFENAKVNFMRCLESDNQDYSALYNIIYCFDFLEQHEEAINYLNMFLDKNPYCEVAWHQVGKQYFDLKEYEKALAAFDFAIISDEYFIGAYLEKGKVLEKLKRYNEAIENYRITLELDDPTSFALLRIGKCFEKLGSDDLAIQHFSKTVHEDPLLDKGWIAITDFYMRKRNYQKALYYTNKAISIDAENVLYWKRYAKINNRLAFFEEAERGYRKALELGNYELETWLNRSDILKFIGESDAAIQNMQQAIEFYPENAEIQYRLAGLYYEKQEFSKGEFHLRKALELDIEFTIVLEELFEHVFNLTLVQNIISEYKG; this is encoded by the coding sequence ATGAAATTTAACCACGAAGAATTCGAAGAAAATAATTTCTCAATTACTCGATATGAGTCTATGCTGAGATCTAATGATGTTAAATTTTTTGATTCTGATGAATTCGAATCAATAATTCATCATTATCTAGAGAATGGAAAAATTGCTAAAGCCAAAAAAGCAATTTCTCTAGGACTTTCTCAACATCCTTCTTCTGTTAATCTAAAACTATTACAAGTTGAAATTCTTGTTTTTGAAGATCGTTTAGATAAAGCTGATAATCTTCTGGCACAGCTTCATGCATTGGAACCTGAAAATGAAGAAATATATATCCAAAAAGCCAATATACTTTCTAAACAAAATGATCACTTAAAGGCAATCGAATTACTAAACACTGCGCTGCAGTATACTGCTGATGAAGCAGATGTATATTCTCTTATAGGTATGGAGTATTTGTTTATGGATGATTTTGAAAATGCAAAAGTAAACTTCATGCGATGTCTAGAATCAGATAATCAGGATTACTCGGCACTATATAATATTATTTATTGTTTTGATTTTCTTGAGCAACACGAAGAAGCAATCAATTATCTCAATATGTTTTTAGATAAAAATCCATATTGCGAAGTCGCCTGGCATCAAGTTGGTAAACAATACTTTGATCTTAAAGAATATGAAAAAGCTTTAGCTGCATTTGATTTTGCTATTATTAGTGATGAATATTTTATTGGTGCTTATTTAGAAAAAGGAAAGGTTTTAGAAAAATTAAAACGTTATAATGAGGCTATAGAAAATTATCGGATTACTTTAGAATTAGACGATCCGACTTCTTTTGCTCTACTAAGAATTGGTAAATGTTTCGAAAAATTAGGTAGCGATGATTTGGCAATTCAGCATTTTTCTAAAACAGTGCACGAAGACCCACTTTTGGACAAAGGGTGGATTGCAATCACTGATTTCTATATGAGAAAACGTAATTATCAAAAAGCGTTGTATTATACCAATAAAGCAATCAGCATAGATGCAGAAAATGTTTTATACTGGAAACGTTATGCTAAAATTAATAACCGCTTAGCTTTCTTTGAAGAAGCAGAAAGAGGATACCGAAAGGCTTTGGAGCTTGGAAATTACGAGTTAGAAACGTGGCTTAATCGTTCCGATATTTTAAAATTTATCGGAGAGTCTGATGCCGCTATTCAAAATATGCAACAAGCTATCGAATTTTATCCAGAAAATGCCGAAATACAATATAGATTAGCAGGTTTATATTACGAAAAACAAGAATTTAGCAAAGGAGAATTTCACCTTAGAAAAGCACTGGAATTAGATATAGAGTTCACTATTGTTTTAGAAGAATTATTTGAACACGTATTTAATCTTACGTTGGTTCAGAATATTATTTCTGAATACAAAGGGTAA
- a CDS encoding DUF368 domain-containing protein: protein MQRSLKDYLVVSAKGIAMGAADVVPGVSGGTIAFISGIYEELISTINNLDLNFFKVWKNEGFVASWKKYNLSFLLALFSGIAISILSLAKILKWLLHNEPLLLWSFFFGLVLASILYIGKQITTWSPKVLISILLAAVISYFITIAEPMASPESLWYLLFCGFIAIIAMILPGVSGAFILLILGAYETFIGILNQFREGLTSLDFNLLWQAFYKILIIAVGAIAGLKLFSKILNWMFNNHKNMTLALLTGFMIGSLNKLWPWKKVLSWRTNSEGIEVPFIEKSILPSSFDGDPRIIWVLLFITVGFLLILALERLATKKGD from the coding sequence ATGCAACGAAGTCTTAAGGACTATCTGGTAGTTTCAGCTAAAGGAATTGCCATGGGAGCCGCGGATGTGGTTCCTGGAGTTTCGGGAGGAACAATAGCTTTTATTTCGGGTATATACGAAGAGCTGATTTCCACAATCAATAATCTAGACCTTAATTTTTTTAAGGTATGGAAAAATGAGGGATTTGTTGCTTCTTGGAAAAAATACAATCTTTCTTTTTTATTAGCATTATTTTCAGGTATTGCAATAAGTATTCTGTCATTAGCAAAAATTCTTAAATGGTTATTACATAATGAACCGCTATTGTTATGGTCATTTTTCTTTGGATTAGTATTAGCTAGTATACTTTATATTGGAAAACAAATAACAACTTGGAGTCCTAAGGTTCTTATAAGTATACTATTAGCTGCAGTTATCTCTTACTTTATAACAATTGCAGAACCAATGGCATCACCAGAAAGCCTATGGTACTTATTATTTTGTGGTTTTATAGCTATAATAGCGATGATATTACCAGGAGTTTCCGGAGCATTCATTCTTTTAATTTTAGGAGCCTATGAAACATTCATTGGTATATTAAATCAATTTAGAGAAGGTTTGACTTCCTTAGATTTTAATCTATTATGGCAAGCGTTTTATAAAATACTGATTATAGCTGTTGGAGCTATAGCCGGTTTAAAGCTTTTTTCTAAAATATTAAACTGGATGTTTAATAATCATAAGAATATGACATTAGCTTTACTTACAGGGTTTATGATCGGTTCTTTAAACAAATTATGGCCGTGGAAAAAAGTACTTTCATGGAGAACAAATTCAGAAGGTATTGAAGTTCCTTTTATAGAAAAAAGTATACTACCTTCTAGTTTTGATGGCGATCCTAGAATTATTTGGGTACTTCTTTTTATTACAGTAGGGTTTCTATTAATTCTTGCACTAGAGCGACTCGCAACCAAAAAAGGAGATTAA
- a CDS encoding DUF368 domain-containing protein — protein MAQNTRTFSDKFFLVIKGLAMGAANKVPGVSGGVVAFVAGFYEEFIYSLQKINLKAFKLFINFRFKSFWRYINGRFLALLISGMLISYFSVSKILDYLIIHYELYVWAAFFGMIIGSIYYITKNFDEWSKRNICFIIIGTIVGISISLLEPAKENDNLFFVFFCGIVGVSGMTLPGLSGSFILILFGNYVLLLVDAVNALYDTIADLIRWDLSFMENAKRLRLLQVLIVFSLGSITGLVTLSHFLGYVLKHYKNATFAAIIGFITGSLGVVWPWKHKMYKKNDLGEILIDAQGNPILDNYDRYLPDLTIIPTYAAFFFILVGIGIVLWLEWYGEKTLKTKPT, from the coding sequence ATGGCTCAAAACACCAGAACGTTTAGCGATAAGTTTTTTCTAGTCATTAAAGGTTTGGCTATGGGAGCTGCTAATAAAGTACCTGGTGTATCTGGTGGAGTTGTGGCTTTCGTTGCTGGTTTTTATGAAGAATTCATTTATTCACTGCAAAAAATAAATCTAAAAGCATTTAAACTGTTTATCAATTTTAGATTCAAAAGTTTTTGGAGATATATAAACGGTCGATTTTTAGCACTATTGATCTCAGGAATGTTAATTAGCTACTTTAGTGTTTCTAAAATTCTCGATTATCTAATCATCCATTATGAACTCTATGTTTGGGCAGCTTTTTTTGGAATGATTATAGGATCAATATACTATATAACCAAAAACTTTGATGAATGGAGTAAACGCAATATATGTTTTATTATCATTGGTACTATAGTCGGGATAAGTATTAGTTTACTAGAACCTGCAAAGGAGAATGATAACTTATTCTTCGTCTTTTTTTGTGGTATCGTAGGAGTTTCTGGTATGACACTACCTGGATTATCCGGTTCTTTTATCTTAATTCTATTTGGCAACTATGTGTTATTATTAGTAGACGCAGTAAATGCCTTATATGACACTATAGCAGATTTAATACGGTGGGATTTATCTTTTATGGAAAATGCTAAAAGGTTACGATTACTTCAAGTTCTTATAGTGTTTAGTTTAGGCTCTATAACTGGCCTAGTTACATTATCGCACTTTTTAGGATATGTATTAAAGCATTACAAAAATGCAACTTTTGCTGCTATTATTGGTTTCATAACAGGTTCTTTGGGAGTGGTTTGGCCATGGAAACATAAAATGTATAAAAAAAATGATCTTGGAGAAATATTGATCGATGCACAAGGAAATCCTATACTGGACAACTACGATCGCTACCTTCCAGATCTTACAATAATACCAACCTATGCTGCTTTCTTTTTTATTTTAGTGGGTATAGGGATTGTCCTTTGGTTGGAATGGTATGGCGAGAAAACATTAAAAACCAAACCAACATGA